One genomic region from Haloarcula taiwanensis encodes:
- a CDS encoding universal stress protein UspA, whose product MYEIVAGIDKSEARGTAIAEAITEIPMDASQVRVTLLHDFEENPEGASVDQVASIRRAREVLEEAGVEVALEESSGEPADAILRLADEQDADMIVVAGRKRTPTGKVLFGSVTQSVILGTDRSVLVCSGEEE is encoded by the coding sequence ATGTACGAAATTGTCGCTGGGATAGACAAAAGTGAGGCTCGTGGGACCGCCATCGCGGAAGCGATAACCGAGATTCCGATGGACGCCAGCCAGGTCCGCGTCACGTTGCTACACGACTTCGAGGAGAACCCCGAAGGTGCGTCCGTCGATCAGGTGGCCTCTATCCGTCGGGCACGGGAAGTCCTCGAAGAGGCTGGCGTCGAGGTGGCTCTGGAGGAGTCGAGCGGCGAACCGGCTGACGCCATCCTCCGGCTAGCTGACGAGCAGGACGCTGACATGATTGTCGTCGCCGGGCGCAAGCGGACGCCGACGGGTAAAGTGCTGTTCGGCAGCGTCACACAGAGCGTGATTCTGGGCACGGACCGCTCCGTGCTGGTCTGTAGCGGCGAAGAAGAGTAA
- a CDS encoding branched-chain amino acid ABC transporter substrate-binding protein: MPTNGRSVNRRQLLKSTGVAGVAGLTGLAGCSGGDGGDGGGGDGGDGGGGDGGDDYPSLGNFPVEGDTVTFGFNVPQSGPYSSEGQDELRAYELAQKHLNNGGGWVDSFEDLSGDGVLGYTVESVNGDTATDADTARQAASRMINRDDVVMISGGSSSAVAIAVQGLCQQEKVMFMACLTHSNDTTGKDCARYGFREMFNAYMTGQALAPVLESEYGSDNSFYQLYADYSWGQTVQESMNQFLSEIGWEQVDSVPTPLGTSDFSSYLSEAANSGADVLLLDHYGLDGANSVSQAVDAGIDEDMEIVVPLYNRPMAQAAGGAIEGVFGTIAWDSQIDNEPSNAFTEVFQNEYDRVPSGPAQLAYAQTLQYAAAAERAGTFYPPEVIRELEDYNYNNIGMGEETMRACDHQAQRAIPVARGLPESEQGDGNFIEIVEVTSRDDVGYACDSGPAAECELGEYGDE, translated from the coding sequence ATGCCAACTAATGGCAGATCGGTCAACCGACGACAGTTGCTGAAGAGTACGGGCGTCGCAGGTGTGGCAGGGCTAACAGGACTGGCCGGTTGCTCCGGTGGCGACGGTGGCGACGGCGGTGGTGGCGACGGTGGCGACGGCGGTGGTGGCGACGGCGGCGACGACTACCCGTCGCTCGGGAACTTCCCGGTCGAGGGCGACACGGTCACGTTCGGGTTCAACGTGCCACAGTCCGGACCCTACTCGTCTGAGGGGCAAGACGAGCTCCGGGCGTACGAACTCGCCCAGAAACACCTCAATAACGGGGGTGGCTGGGTGGACAGCTTCGAGGACCTCAGCGGAGACGGCGTCCTTGGCTATACGGTCGAGTCGGTGAACGGCGACACAGCGACCGACGCCGACACCGCCCGACAGGCCGCTTCGCGGATGATAAACCGGGATGACGTAGTGATGATCTCTGGTGGCTCCTCCAGCGCGGTGGCCATCGCCGTCCAGGGCCTCTGCCAGCAGGAGAAGGTCATGTTCATGGCCTGCCTGACTCACTCCAACGACACGACCGGAAAAGACTGCGCCCGGTACGGCTTCCGGGAGATGTTCAACGCGTACATGACCGGACAGGCGCTTGCGCCGGTGCTCGAAAGCGAGTACGGCTCGGATAACTCCTTCTACCAGCTGTACGCCGACTACTCCTGGGGCCAGACCGTCCAGGAGTCGATGAACCAGTTCCTCTCGGAAATCGGCTGGGAGCAGGTCGATAGCGTGCCGACGCCGCTCGGGACCAGCGACTTCTCGTCGTACCTCTCGGAGGCAGCAAACAGCGGCGCGGACGTGTTGCTGCTCGACCACTACGGGCTGGACGGCGCGAACTCCGTCTCCCAGGCCGTCGATGCCGGTATCGACGAGGACATGGAAATCGTCGTCCCGCTGTACAACCGACCGATGGCACAGGCCGCCGGCGGGGCTATCGAGGGCGTCTTCGGAACGATTGCTTGGGACTCCCAGATCGACAACGAGCCCTCGAACGCGTTCACGGAGGTGTTCCAGAACGAGTACGACCGTGTTCCCTCTGGCCCGGCCCAGCTCGCCTACGCCCAGACGCTCCAGTACGCGGCTGCCGCCGAGCGGGCGGGAACGTTCTACCCGCCGGAAGTCATCCGCGAACTGGAAGACTACAACTACAACAATATCGGCATGGGCGAGGAGACGATGCGGGCCTGCGACCACCAGGCCCAGCGAGCGATTCCAGTTGCCCGCGGACTCCCGGAGAGCGAACAGGGCGACGGGAACTTCATCGAAATCGTCGAGGTCACGTCCCGGGACGATGTCGGATACGCGTGCGATTCCGGGCCGGCCGCGGAGTGTGAACTCGGCGAATACGGCGACGAATAG
- a CDS encoding signal recognition particle protein, with product MVLDNLGSSLRGTLDDLRGKSRLSEEDIEDIVKEIQRSLLQADVDVGLVQDLSDSIETRALDEEPPAGTTPRDWVLRIVYEELVDLVGESTELPLEEQTIMLAGLYGSGKTTTAAKMAWWFSTKGLRPAIIQTDTDRPGAYDQSKEMAERAEVDFYGDPDEDDPVKIARDGLEATANADVRIVDTAGRDGLNEELIEQIERIEQEVQPDRDLLVLDAAMGQSAKSQAADFEEAIGIDGVVITKLDGTAKGGGALAAVNETDSTIAFLGSGETVKDIERFEPSGFISRLLGMGDLKQLTERVERAMEETQEGDDEDWDPEDMLEGQFTLKDMRKQMQTMNNMGPLDQVMDMIPGLGGGLMDQLPDDAMDVTQERMRDFDVIMDSMTEEELENPRVVGQSRTERICRGSGKPEERVRELLQQHKQMEQMLKQFQGMGDGDMERMMKQMQQGGGGGGGMGGMGGGMGPFGD from the coding sequence ATGGTACTCGACAATCTGGGGAGTTCACTCCGGGGGACACTTGACGACCTCCGGGGGAAATCCCGGCTCTCTGAAGAAGACATCGAGGACATCGTCAAGGAGATTCAGCGGTCGCTGTTGCAGGCCGATGTGGATGTCGGGCTCGTGCAGGACCTCTCCGACAGCATCGAAACACGCGCGCTGGATGAGGAACCGCCGGCGGGGACGACCCCGCGGGACTGGGTCCTGCGAATCGTCTACGAGGAACTGGTCGACCTCGTCGGCGAGTCGACCGAACTCCCGCTAGAAGAGCAGACCATCATGCTCGCCGGCCTGTACGGGTCGGGGAAGACGACGACGGCCGCGAAGATGGCGTGGTGGTTCTCGACGAAAGGACTCCGGCCGGCTATCATCCAGACTGACACGGACCGGCCCGGTGCGTACGACCAGTCCAAGGAGATGGCCGAACGAGCTGAAGTCGACTTCTACGGCGACCCCGACGAGGACGACCCGGTGAAGATCGCCCGCGACGGGCTGGAAGCGACGGCGAACGCGGACGTTCGTATCGTCGACACGGCAGGTCGTGACGGCCTGAACGAGGAACTCATCGAACAGATCGAGCGCATTGAGCAGGAGGTCCAGCCCGACCGGGACCTGCTCGTGCTGGACGCGGCGATGGGCCAGAGCGCCAAGAGCCAGGCCGCCGACTTCGAGGAAGCCATCGGCATCGACGGCGTCGTCATCACCAAACTCGACGGGACGGCGAAAGGTGGCGGCGCGCTCGCCGCCGTCAACGAGACGGACTCGACCATCGCCTTCCTCGGTTCCGGGGAGACGGTCAAGGACATCGAGCGCTTCGAACCGTCGGGGTTCATCTCTCGACTGCTCGGCATGGGCGACCTCAAACAGCTCACCGAGCGCGTCGAGCGCGCGATGGAGGAGACCCAAGAGGGCGACGACGAGGACTGGGACCCCGAGGACATGCTAGAGGGGCAGTTCACCCTCAAGGACATGCGCAAGCAGATGCAGACGATGAACAACATGGGGCCGCTCGACCAGGTGATGGACATGATTCCCGGCCTGGGCGGCGGGCTGATGGATCAGCTCCCCGACGACGCGATGGACGTGACACAGGAGCGGATGCGTGACTTCGACGTTATCATGGACTCGATGACTGAGGAGGAACTGGAGAACCCCCGCGTCGTCGGTCAGTCCCGGACCGAACGCATCTGTCGCGGCTCGGGCAAGCCCGAGGAGCGCGTGCGTGAACTCCTCCAGCAGCACAAGCAGATGGAGCAGATGCTCAAGCAGTTCCAGGGCATGGGCGACGGCGACATGGAGCGGATGATGAAACAGATGCAGCAGGGCGGTGGCGGTGGTGGCGGCATGGGCGGTATGGGCGGCGGCATGGGGCCGTTCGGCGACTGA
- a CDS encoding ABC transporter ATP-binding protein, translating to MTVLKTEQLTKQFGGLTAVDEVDLEIEQGEGVSLIGPNGAGKSTFINLVTRRLEPSYGEIAFQGDSIIGMDPHEVVQRGMSKSFQTASIFPELTVKENATIAALAAEHGSFRFNFFRNQNSYPAVDELANEVLESVGLYDERENQADSLDYGNKRRLELGIALAAEPDMLLMDEPTAGMSPDETKSTVKLIKRVKEDLDLTFLLVEHDMEIVFDISDRIVVLNRGAVIAEGTPTEVQNDPAVQEAYLGGVEE from the coding sequence ATGACGGTCCTCAAAACGGAACAGCTCACCAAACAGTTCGGCGGCCTCACAGCCGTCGACGAGGTGGACCTGGAGATAGAACAGGGGGAGGGCGTGAGCCTCATCGGCCCCAACGGCGCGGGGAAGTCGACGTTCATCAACCTCGTCACCAGGCGGCTCGAACCAAGCTACGGCGAGATCGCGTTCCAGGGGGATTCCATCATCGGGATGGACCCACACGAGGTCGTCCAGCGAGGGATGAGCAAGTCCTTCCAGACGGCCTCTATCTTCCCCGAACTAACCGTCAAGGAGAACGCGACCATCGCGGCACTGGCGGCCGAGCACGGCTCGTTCCGGTTCAATTTCTTCCGGAATCAGAACAGCTACCCGGCGGTCGACGAACTGGCGAACGAGGTCCTCGAGTCGGTCGGCCTGTACGACGAGCGGGAGAATCAGGCCGATAGCCTCGACTACGGGAACAAGCGCCGGCTCGAACTCGGCATCGCGCTGGCCGCCGAGCCGGATATGCTGTTGATGGACGAACCGACTGCCGGAATGAGCCCCGACGAAACGAAATCGACCGTCAAGCTCATCAAGCGAGTCAAGGAGGACCTCGACCTGACCTTCCTGCTTGTCGAACACGACATGGAGATCGTCTTCGACATCTCGGACCGAATCGTCGTCCTCAACCGCGGAGCAGTCATCGCGGAAGGGACGCCGACGGAAGTACAGAACGATCCTGCGGTACAGGAAGCGTATCTTGGAGGTGTCGAAGAATGA
- a CDS encoding branched-chain amino acid ABC transporter permease, whose translation MTLLADILTILLNGLQQGAIYVLLAVGLSIILGTLKFVNFAHGALYLVGAYLGLFITGQVPLNNGQLAEWGIQSYGIGLGFVAALIIVPIVVFVVGLLMERFVAQAFYDRPDTDQILVTFGLAIIVQELLRALLGGNSQPFPQPSWASGPIALPVVGNFPRWRLGVIAITAVLVLGVYGLVEYTDFGLIVQAGTLDGEMVRLLGIKLSRPYLVVFGIGAALAGVAGVVGGPLANVNPNIGTEQLVPAFLTVVIGGVGKIEGAVVAGLMLGTLQVLLIQTGYAAWSQVGIYALAALVLLVRPQGLLGSEVDVS comes from the coding sequence GTGACGCTACTCGCGGACATCCTCACTATCTTACTAAACGGGTTGCAACAGGGTGCGATTTACGTCCTACTCGCGGTTGGACTGTCGATTATCCTTGGGACACTGAAGTTCGTGAATTTCGCCCACGGGGCACTGTACCTCGTCGGCGCGTATCTGGGGCTGTTCATAACTGGTCAGGTCCCGTTGAACAACGGCCAGTTAGCAGAGTGGGGCATCCAGTCATACGGCATCGGTCTGGGGTTCGTCGCCGCGCTCATCATCGTGCCGATTGTCGTGTTCGTCGTCGGCCTCCTGATGGAGCGATTCGTCGCACAGGCGTTCTACGACCGCCCCGACACGGACCAGATTCTCGTGACCTTCGGGCTCGCAATCATCGTCCAGGAACTGCTCCGGGCGCTGCTTGGCGGGAACAGCCAGCCGTTCCCACAGCCATCGTGGGCATCCGGCCCCATCGCGTTGCCCGTCGTTGGGAACTTCCCGCGCTGGCGACTCGGCGTCATCGCGATTACGGCAGTCCTCGTCCTGGGCGTGTACGGCCTCGTTGAGTACACTGACTTCGGACTCATCGTCCAGGCCGGTACCCTCGACGGTGAGATGGTTCGCCTCCTGGGAATTAAACTGAGCCGGCCGTACCTCGTCGTGTTCGGCATCGGTGCTGCACTCGCCGGCGTGGCTGGTGTCGTTGGCGGTCCGCTCGCCAATGTCAATCCGAACATCGGGACTGAACAGTTGGTTCCGGCGTTTCTGACTGTCGTTATCGGCGGCGTCGGGAAAATAGAGGGGGCCGTCGTGGCCGGGCTGATGCTTGGAACCCTACAGGTGCTCCTCATCCAGACTGGGTACGCCGCCTGGAGTCAGGTCGGTATCTACGCGCTCGCGGCACTCGTCTTGCTGGTGCGTCCGCAGGGTCTGCTGGGCTCGGAGGTGGACGTCTCATGA
- a CDS encoding ABC transporter ATP-binding protein, which yields MTLLDVDNINGYYGESHIIQDVSMNVDDGEITALLGRNGAGKTSTLRCISGATPPDVRSGRIEFDGTDITNQPPEDIAVRGISLVPEERRVFTDLTVAENLHLADTVRNKSNTWRRKLDFRDEGMSTAEIYEYFPRLDERRSQKAGTLSGGEQQMLAIARALHQSTDLLMLDEPYEGLAPQIIESVENAIERISEDGTTILLVEQNAVAAMKIADRCYVLDRGEVVFEGPAEELQQDQETRDKYLGV from the coding sequence ATGACGCTGCTCGACGTGGACAACATCAACGGCTACTACGGCGAGAGCCACATCATCCAGGACGTGTCGATGAACGTCGATGACGGCGAAATCACGGCCCTGCTGGGCCGAAACGGCGCGGGGAAGACCTCGACACTCCGGTGTATCTCCGGGGCGACGCCGCCGGATGTCCGGAGCGGCCGTATCGAGTTCGACGGAACGGACATCACGAACCAGCCGCCAGAGGACATCGCCGTCCGCGGCATCTCGCTGGTCCCGGAAGAACGGCGCGTGTTCACTGATCTGACCGTCGCCGAGAACCTCCACCTCGCGGACACCGTCCGCAACAAGTCGAACACCTGGCGGCGGAAGCTCGACTTCCGCGACGAAGGGATGTCGACGGCGGAGATCTACGAGTACTTCCCGCGACTCGACGAGCGACGCTCCCAGAAGGCCGGCACGCTCTCGGGCGGTGAGCAGCAGATGCTCGCTATCGCCCGCGCGCTCCATCAGAGCACCGACCTGTTGATGCTCGACGAGCCGTACGAGGGGCTGGCCCCCCAGATCATCGAGTCCGTCGAGAACGCCATCGAACGTATCAGCGAGGACGGGACGACGATACTGCTGGTCGAGCAAAACGCCGTAGCGGCGATGAAGATTGCCGACCGGTGTTACGTGCTGGATCGCGGAGAAGTGGTCTTCGAGGGACCCGCCGAGGAACTACAGCAAGATCAAGAAACGCGCGACAAATATCTGGGTGTCTGA
- a CDS encoding malonate transporter encodes MAVLGQLGFMVAFLSTGVAAGHFGLLTERRTDILTTLVFTVALPALIFRSTYNRPLQEIISPALLGGFWAVIGLTIALGWLVHRRLESAGRRSVSVVQSYHSNMGFLGLPLVAATMGSEATAVASVILGIGAVTHVPVTVFLLVRINGSDASLLGECRKLLTNPVLIALVAGITASVLSLSVPEPLVGALGPPAELALPVALLCIGATLDTDLPVADLQKTVSVVGLKVLWMPALAWLVYSSLSMDTTALSAAVVMLGTPTAVSTYVYTTELGGDAAFASLNVFTSTVVSIGTLSLLVWLFT; translated from the coding sequence ATGGCCGTTCTCGGGCAGCTCGGGTTCATGGTCGCGTTTCTTTCGACCGGCGTCGCTGCCGGTCACTTCGGGCTGCTGACCGAGCGGCGGACGGATATCCTCACCACACTCGTCTTTACCGTCGCGCTGCCGGCGCTCATATTCCGGTCTACCTACAACCGCCCGTTACAGGAGATTATCTCGCCGGCGCTCCTCGGGGGGTTCTGGGCCGTCATCGGACTGACGATAGCGCTGGGCTGGCTCGTCCATCGACGGCTAGAGTCGGCGGGTCGCCGGAGCGTGTCGGTCGTGCAGTCGTATCACAGCAACATGGGGTTTCTCGGCCTGCCGCTCGTAGCGGCGACGATGGGCAGCGAAGCGACAGCCGTCGCCAGCGTCATCCTCGGCATCGGCGCGGTGACTCACGTCCCGGTGACGGTGTTCCTGCTGGTCCGCATCAACGGCAGCGACGCCTCGCTGCTGGGCGAGTGCAGGAAACTCCTCACGAACCCCGTTCTCATCGCACTGGTGGCCGGTATCACAGCCTCGGTCCTGTCGCTGTCCGTTCCGGAGCCACTCGTCGGTGCGCTCGGTCCGCCGGCCGAACTGGCGCTCCCGGTCGCCCTGCTGTGTATCGGTGCGACGCTCGACACGGACCTCCCCGTGGCGGACCTGCAGAAGACCGTCAGCGTCGTCGGGCTGAAGGTGCTGTGGATGCCGGCGCTGGCGTGGCTGGTGTACTCCTCGCTGTCGATGGACACGACGGCGCTGAGCGCGGCGGTTGTGATGCTCGGCACCCCAACGGCGGTGTCGACGTACGTCTACACGACGGAACTCGGCGGCGACGCGGCGTTTGCCTCGCTAAACGTCTTCACGTCGACGGTCGTCTCCATCGGAACGCTTTCGCTTCTCGTCTGGCTGTTCACCTGA
- a CDS encoding branched-chain amino acid ABC transporter permease, protein MSDEPGDATATAAADAEAEVTGGLADRWASFRDREISTVLLTVVGVAVFPFLFNNYLNGYTQLATLILIYGIFAVGFDILLGYTGLLSFGHAVFFGGAAYAAGIFSASVSSSPLLVLLAGTAFAVLLAWIVGFLSLRRGGIYFAILTLTFGQMSFYLAASPLAFLTNGENGFTSVDIGSLLGVIDIHGGVPFPLSMLVDNMLYVFVAVMTVLSVAMANRILHSPYGTVFRAIRENERRAEFVGLDVWRYKLMAFIISAAFAGIAGSLFAIEGNYVPLESLYWTESGRVVIMTVLGGVGSLFGPLFGAGLYLYIENIVSGFETLGPFWHLILGIVFVVAVVLFPNGIWGGIDYLRDMVVGGEDE, encoded by the coding sequence ATGAGCGACGAACCGGGTGACGCGACCGCCACGGCAGCGGCCGACGCTGAGGCGGAGGTCACCGGCGGCCTCGCCGACCGGTGGGCCAGCTTCCGCGACCGGGAGATATCGACGGTACTGCTCACAGTCGTGGGCGTGGCCGTCTTCCCGTTCCTCTTCAACAACTACCTCAACGGCTACACGCAGCTGGCGACGCTGATTCTCATCTACGGTATCTTCGCCGTTGGGTTCGACATCCTGCTGGGGTACACCGGCCTGCTGTCGTTCGGTCACGCCGTCTTCTTCGGGGGCGCAGCCTACGCCGCCGGTATCTTCAGCGCGAGCGTCAGTAGCTCGCCGCTGCTGGTGTTGCTCGCCGGCACGGCGTTTGCCGTGTTGCTGGCGTGGATCGTCGGCTTCCTGTCGCTGCGCCGCGGTGGGATTTATTTCGCCATCCTGACGCTGACGTTTGGCCAGATGTCGTTCTACCTGGCGGCCTCGCCGCTGGCCTTCCTGACGAACGGTGAGAACGGCTTCACCTCCGTGGACATCGGCAGCCTGCTGGGCGTCATCGACATCCACGGCGGCGTGCCGTTCCCGCTGTCGATGCTGGTCGACAACATGCTGTACGTGTTCGTGGCCGTCATGACGGTGCTGTCGGTCGCGATGGCGAACCGCATCCTCCACTCGCCGTACGGGACCGTGTTCCGCGCGATTCGAGAGAACGAGCGGCGGGCGGAGTTCGTCGGCCTCGACGTCTGGCGGTACAAGCTGATGGCGTTTATCATCTCGGCTGCCTTCGCCGGCATCGCCGGGAGCCTGTTCGCCATTGAGGGGAACTACGTGCCACTGGAGTCGCTGTACTGGACCGAATCCGGCCGCGTCGTCATCATGACTGTGCTCGGCGGCGTCGGGTCGCTGTTCGGGCCGCTGTTCGGTGCCGGCCTGTATCTGTACATCGAGAACATCGTCAGCGGGTTCGAGACGCTCGGCCCGTTCTGGCACCTCATTCTTGGTATCGTATTCGTCGTCGCTGTCGTCCTCTTCCCCAACGGGATCTGGGGCGGTATCGACTACCTTCGTGACATGGTTGTCGGGGGTGAGGACGAATGA
- a CDS encoding thiol reductase thioredoxin, whose translation MSDTSSPEALLDALQSEGVAVIDEETDEVSTTEAFEADREVYYDTYVTMGDAEFHESVADVFGLDSAAEAAERVDELDVSREEFATFLTLRSNVDGSYTTVELTTMAQMATELGPETPVPDGVEHLDDDSYEAFVDAHERCVVTVWKLFCDPCEAMKEQLDDVLAAFPDGVPVGGIAGERSPEFCRSVGVNAAPAVVLFEDGDPVERITGRTDPSPLAKRVEEVYGV comes from the coding sequence ATGTCGGACACAAGCTCTCCCGAAGCGTTGCTTGACGCGCTGCAGTCGGAAGGCGTTGCCGTCATCGACGAGGAGACGGACGAAGTCAGCACGACAGAGGCATTCGAGGCCGACCGCGAGGTGTACTACGACACCTACGTCACGATGGGCGACGCGGAGTTCCACGAGTCCGTCGCCGACGTGTTCGGCCTCGATTCGGCTGCCGAAGCGGCCGAGCGCGTCGACGAACTCGACGTCTCGCGTGAGGAGTTCGCCACGTTCCTGACCCTGCGGTCGAACGTCGACGGCTCCTACACCACCGTGGAACTGACGACGATGGCACAGATGGCGACCGAACTGGGACCGGAGACGCCGGTCCCCGACGGGGTCGAACATCTAGACGACGACAGCTACGAGGCCTTCGTCGACGCCCACGAGCGGTGTGTCGTGACCGTATGGAAGCTGTTCTGTGACCCCTGCGAAGCGATGAAAGAACAGTTAGACGACGTCCTGGCCGCGTTCCCGGACGGCGTTCCGGTCGGCGGCATCGCCGGCGAGCGGTCGCCGGAGTTCTGTCGGTCAGTCGGTGTCAACGCGGCGCCCGCCGTCGTGCTGTTCGAGGACGGCGACCCCGTCGAGCGGATCACTGGCCGGACGGACCCGTCGCCGCTCGCTAAGCGGGTCGAAGAAGTGTACGGCGTCTGA